In the Arachis stenosperma cultivar V10309 chromosome 8, arast.V10309.gnm1.PFL2, whole genome shotgun sequence genome, CaaatcaaaataaaggaaatgtTGGTTAAGCTTTAAGATACAGATGTCGAGTTTCAGATCACCCCTGGATTTGATTAATGATTAGTGATTGTGTTATAGTTGTGTTATAGTTTGGtctctcttgttctttaaattaagaaaatattttatactagtaactagttaattatttctttttgtACTTTAATTATGTCTAAGAATTAATgtttaattgttattattattatgtttgtGAAGACATATacttttgattttaattttatttttataattttacatttttatttaattataattaaaacaATCGAGTGAATTAATGACTTATCAATTGAACCAATAATTTAGGGTGCGTTTGGTAATCACGTTTGAAGGAAAAAAGCACGTTAGAGCTTCTTGAAAGCTTCACTTTTTTGTTtggctaatttttttctttacaaaCGCAGAAGTGCTTTTGTTCCTAAACCAACGTTTACAAGAAGCAATAATTTCTAGCTTCTCCGTTGCACTAACGTGCTTTTAGCTAATAccttcaatatttatttttcttttaccaaTTTTATCCTTTATACATATTATTGCATTATTTATAGAATTCTTATTATTCCTCTCTATATGaactcttttttattattttttatcaattttttatttgacattatatatttttatagttataatttttgtgtattatatttattattatctttttataatagaatttattgattccattagataataataataatagttaaaaattataatgtactaaaaaagagtactaagagtattaaaaatatactatataaaaaatatataagaaaaaatataaaaaaaattaaacatgtataaaaaaataatattataatttaatgttatgtccttttaaataattatctatctaaaagtgattttaactaatattatccaaacaaaatttattttatcaaaatcaattttggtaaagagttgccaaacataaatcatgtTGACACAAACTTACTTCTATCCAAAATCAATTctataaaatcacttttattcaAACTCCAGTTTGACCAACCacaatccaaacacacacttagTCATAGGATCGAGTCAATTACCGGTTCAGTTCTGATAGCTGTGTTATTTTCCATCTGCAGTTCCGCGCAAATACTGTCCATAGCCAGAGTCAAAATCAGTGTAGTCATCCACTTCCATTTCACGCCCACACTTTGCCCCATCACTGCCCACCTCCCGTCCATGGCAGAGAGCAGCAAGAAGCGTCGCCGAACCAACACCGACGACCTCCCTTTCAAGAACAAGCTTAAACCAGACTCCACCATCCTCCAAACCCTGAAAGACTTCTCCAcctctttctcctcctcttcctcttcctccaaAACCCTAACCCTCCAAGACCTCTCCCTCCCCTTCTCCTGCCGTGAAGTCTCCGATCTCAGCCTGTCTTCCGTTCAGTCCAACATCGAGTCCCTCGTCCTCCGCATCGCCCACTCCATCCTCTCCGGCAACGGCTTTGCCTTCGACGTCCCCTCCCGTGCCGCCACCAACCAGTTTTACGTCCCAGAGCTTGACCGAATTGTCCTCAAGGACAAGAGTTCACTTCGTCCTTTTGCGAATATCTCGACGGTTAGGAAGTCCGCAATAACTGCCCGCATATTGCAGCTGGTTCACCAGCTTTGCAATAAGGGGATTCATGTCACGAAGCGTGATCTGTTCTACACGGATGTTAAGTTGTTTCAGGATCAGATCCAGTCCGATATGGTTCTTGATGACGTGTCCTGTATGCTCGGATGCACACGGTCCAGCCTCAATGTGGTTGCAGCCGAGAAAGGTATTGCCTTAATAGATCACAGTGTCTTTAATTGCAGTTGCGGTTGCTGTTCGTTGTAGAAATTTTGGTGGTTGCAATGTGGATACTCTCAATTATAAAGCGCAATTGACTATGTGAAgtgtgtatttttattaatttggTAGGAGTCAACTTGTCAATCGTtgataaaaatctaaatttgaaATGGTTGAGTAAATTTTCCAATTGCAAGGCATGAAATTTTGTGTATGAAACTTGAAATAGAAACTGTTGCCACGCTAATGTAATTGTGTGATTGAGAGTCACATGTCAATTGTGGTGGTTGTGATTGCAATGTTGCATCTGCATCTCGATATGAGCCTTTTCGGTTTTGTATGACTTGGAGAGTGTAAAGTTAGACGTTTAAATTTTATTGACGAAGTTTAACGTTGTAGTATGGACTTGGTGCAAGGGACTATATATCTGGAATTATCTTAAGAGTCTTAGTTTAAGATGTGGTGTTAGGCTTGTTCCATATTTTTGGGCTCCTCCTGGCCACCTTAATTTCTAGAGTTTATGCAGTATGCAAATTTATATCACTTTTTATATATTCAAACTCATTATGCTGGAAACTTGGTTGTTTATCATCTTGATTGATCCTTTGTGAGTAGTTTGGTGATTAGTTACTCTGGCAATTTTAGCTGACTCTTCTTGTTAGTTACAAAATGCACCTGACTAAGTGATTGGTTGCTCCCATGTAATCAGATTAGTTCATGTGATTAGCTAGCGATTATTTACCTCTGGGTGATTTGATTATTAGGCTTAGATATAGATGCATGTGTGATTTACTACTGATGTTTGTATAAATGACTTGTTATATGCACATTTCATTGCCTAGTAAAATTTTTCCAATTATTTTCACTTGTTTCTTGTGATGTTTATCAACCATAGGCGTTGTTGTCGGGAGGCTGATCTTTAGTGACAATGGAGACATGATTGATTGCACGAAGATGGGTATGGGTGGGAAGGCCATTCCACCAAATATTGATCGAGTTGGGGATATGCAGAGTGATGCTTTGTTTATTCTGTTGGTGGAGAAGGATGCTGCTTATATGAGATTGGCCGAGGATAGATTCTACAACCGGTTTCCTTGTATAATCGTGACTGCCAAAGGGCAACCCGATGTTGCTACAAGGCTGTtcctgaagaagatgaagatggaGTTGAAGCTGCCAGTGCTTGCACTTGTGGACAGTGATCCATATGGGTTGAAGATTCTCTCTGTCTATGGATGTGGGTCAAAGAATATGTCCTACGACAGTGCCAACCTGACAACCCCTGACATAAAGTGGCTCGGGGTTAGGCCTAGTGATTTGGACAAGTACAAGATACCTGAGCAGTGTAGGTTGCCGATGACTGAGCAGGATATTAAGACCGGAAAGGACATGTTGGAGGAggattttgtgaagaaaaatcCAGGTTGGGTTGAGGAATTGACATTAATGGTGAAAACTAAGCAGAAGGCTGAAATTCAGGCCCTGAGCACCTTCGGCTTTCAGTATCTATCTGAGGTTTATTTGCCCTTGAAATTGCAGCAGAAGGATTGGCTATGACCTTTCACAACCTAAGAGCAATGTTTATTGTCTAAGATTGTTCCAACAGTTTAGTGATGCAGTACTATTTATTAATGCTCTGATTTTTAGATTGACTTTGTTTATACTTCTGCCTTTGATCTCCCGACTTCAACGCATTTGAATTGCTAGAGTTCCTCTTTAT is a window encoding:
- the LOC130946406 gene encoding DNA topoisomerase 6 subunit A — its product is MAESSKKRRRTNTDDLPFKNKLKPDSTILQTLKDFSTSFSSSSSSSKTLTLQDLSLPFSCREVSDLSLSSVQSNIESLVLRIAHSILSGNGFAFDVPSRAATNQFYVPELDRIVLKDKSSLRPFANISTVRKSAITARILQLVHQLCNKGIHVTKRDLFYTDVKLFQDQIQSDMVLDDVSCMLGCTRSSLNVVAAEKGVVVGRLIFSDNGDMIDCTKMGMGGKAIPPNIDRVGDMQSDALFILLVEKDAAYMRLAEDRFYNRFPCIIVTAKGQPDVATRLFLKKMKMELKLPVLALVDSDPYGLKILSVYGCGSKNMSYDSANLTTPDIKWLGVRPSDLDKYKIPEQCRLPMTEQDIKTGKDMLEEDFVKKNPGWVEELTLMVKTKQKAEIQALSTFGFQYLSEVYLPLKLQQKDWL